A stretch of the Natribaculum luteum genome encodes the following:
- a CDS encoding sulfite exporter TauE/SafE family protein: MAIDWLISGLTALVILVASVVHGIAGFGFAQVSMGLLPLFRSPTSASIIFTVAAVVSNGRVWWSVRDAFDWRKWIVPMAGLVVGMPLGIYVFQQFNRAQMRAAIGVVLVIAVIVVGAMRQIDAVTDWIDRKGYRPGRLTGATAGLFAGILGGAVAVPGPPMIVYGAFMAAGGFWSDKEMKAVFTAFFGTLMLYRFGSLTYTGSVEMPLLIETAIALPMVFLGAWIGVWIFDNISERLFGWLVLVLLTVNAFVLLSTSLPKL; this comes from the coding sequence ATGGCTATCGACTGGCTCATTTCAGGCTTGACAGCGCTGGTCATTCTTGTTGCGTCGGTCGTTCACGGCATTGCAGGCTTCGGGTTTGCCCAGGTGTCGATGGGATTGTTACCGCTGTTCCGATCGCCGACGAGTGCCTCCATCATCTTCACCGTGGCTGCAGTCGTCAGCAATGGCAGAGTCTGGTGGAGTGTCCGCGACGCTTTCGACTGGCGGAAGTGGATCGTTCCGATGGCCGGCCTAGTCGTCGGTATGCCGCTGGGGATCTACGTCTTCCAGCAGTTCAACAGGGCACAGATGCGAGCAGCTATCGGTGTCGTACTGGTAATCGCAGTTATCGTCGTCGGTGCGATGCGACAGATTGACGCCGTCACCGACTGGATAGATCGGAAGGGATACAGACCCGGTAGGCTTACCGGTGCTACCGCGGGCCTGTTCGCTGGCATCTTGGGTGGAGCAGTCGCAGTACCCGGACCGCCGATGATCGTCTATGGCGCGTTCATGGCCGCCGGCGGGTTCTGGAGTGACAAGGAAATGAAGGCGGTGTTCACCGCGTTTTTCGGGACCCTGATGCTGTACCGCTTTGGTAGCCTGACGTACACCGGGTCTGTCGAGATGCCGTTGCTAATCGAGACAGCAATCGCGCTCCCGATGGTGTTCCTTGGTGCCTGGATCGGCGTCTGGATTTTTGACAACATCTCCGAACGTCTGTTCGGCTGGCTCGTACTCGTGCTCCTGACAGTGAACGCGTTCGTGCTCTTGTCGACGTCTCTTCCGAAACTGTAG
- a CDS encoding cation:proton antiporter, with protein MAVEGIQPAGGVEEQLLTLLAVFTIAGVVGTLTTRFVRIPYTVGLVLAGLAVSILHLPLATPLTGEFILLVILPTLIFQSAMNIDVERLREDIVPILLLAVVGLVLSVAVVGVVGSAVFGFPIIVALLFGSIAMPTDPVSVVALFEELGAPERLSVLVEGESILNDGVSIVLYSVLLSVLSQTQVEGVDTAGVVTPGFLGREVVFGIVAAIAGGTLIGVVAGYAAYRLLEAVNDPMTGIVFTVVLAYGVYILAEQLEVSGVIATLGAGLVIGTQKTSDQVSARTRLTLGTVWSSAAFIANTVIFVAIGVATPLGLLAQYAGGILIAVVLVFLARAVVIYPLVGVTNRWLTDSIPRSYQHVMVWSGIHASVPIALVLGLPESLSVGLQEELDALVFGIAAISLVVSGLTMDGLLDRLGIVTKSTAEQRYELLMGRLHGVDAALAGAEELHQRDDIPQEFYEDIVMRYATQKRRLNRSISELLDEHPHLREKEELAAESEILRREILGIRTAVERGIISPDVGDRLLAETERRLERVDADKHVLDTRTYDETEWEAMDTTFDDGHSEGTSADDERSDRDSSS; from the coding sequence ATGGCGGTCGAGGGGATTCAACCGGCGGGAGGCGTCGAGGAACAACTACTCACGCTCCTCGCCGTGTTCACCATCGCAGGGGTCGTCGGCACGCTCACGACGAGATTCGTCCGCATCCCGTACACCGTCGGTCTCGTACTTGCGGGGCTAGCGGTGTCTATTCTCCACCTGCCGCTGGCGACGCCGCTTACGGGCGAGTTTATTCTGCTCGTTATTCTTCCGACGTTGATATTCCAGAGTGCGATGAACATCGACGTCGAACGGTTGCGCGAGGATATCGTCCCCATCCTGCTGCTGGCCGTGGTCGGACTCGTCCTTTCGGTCGCGGTCGTTGGCGTCGTCGGGTCGGCCGTGTTCGGATTCCCCATCATCGTCGCCCTCCTGTTCGGATCGATCGCGATGCCGACCGACCCCGTTTCGGTCGTCGCCCTGTTCGAGGAACTCGGCGCACCCGAACGGCTTTCGGTCCTCGTCGAAGGAGAGAGCATTCTGAACGACGGCGTCTCGATCGTTCTCTACTCCGTTCTTCTGTCTGTCCTGTCGCAAACGCAGGTAGAAGGGGTCGACACTGCGGGGGTAGTCACGCCCGGCTTTCTCGGCAGAGAGGTAGTATTCGGCATCGTGGCAGCGATCGCCGGCGGTACGCTCATCGGCGTGGTCGCCGGGTACGCTGCATATCGCCTCCTCGAGGCCGTCAACGACCCGATGACCGGAATCGTGTTCACCGTGGTACTCGCCTACGGGGTGTACATACTCGCGGAACAGCTCGAGGTCAGCGGCGTCATCGCGACACTCGGTGCAGGACTCGTCATTGGGACTCAGAAGACCAGCGATCAAGTGAGTGCACGGACACGGTTGACGCTCGGAACGGTCTGGTCGAGTGCGGCATTCATCGCGAACACGGTCATCTTCGTCGCGATCGGCGTCGCTACCCCACTTGGCCTGCTCGCGCAGTACGCCGGGGGGATTCTGATTGCCGTCGTTCTCGTGTTCCTGGCGCGAGCCGTCGTTATCTATCCGCTGGTCGGGGTGACGAACAGATGGCTAACGGACTCGATTCCACGATCGTACCAGCACGTGATGGTCTGGAGTGGGATCCACGCCTCCGTTCCGATCGCTCTCGTCCTCGGCCTTCCGGAGAGCCTTTCGGTAGGACTCCAGGAGGAACTCGACGCACTCGTCTTCGGCATCGCGGCGATCTCCCTCGTCGTCAGCGGGCTCACGATGGACGGGCTCCTCGATCGCCTCGGGATCGTCACGAAATCGACGGCAGAACAGCGCTACGAACTGTTGATGGGCCGACTTCACGGCGTCGACGCGGCTCTCGCGGGGGCTGAGGAACTGCACCAACGAGACGACATCCCACAGGAGTTCTACGAGGATATCGTTATGCGGTATGCGACCCAGAAACGGCGACTGAATCGTTCCATCTCGGAACTGCTCGACGAACATCCGCACCTGCGCGAGAAAGAGGAACTCGCCGCAGAGAGTGAAATTCTTCGGCGCGAAATTCTCGGTATCAGGACGGCAGTCGAGCGAGGAATCATTAGTCCCGACGTCGGTGACCGTCTCCTCGCGGAAACGGAACGGCGACTCGAGCGCGTCGACGCCGACAAGCACGTACTCGATACCAGAACGTACGACGAAACGGAGTGGGAAGCGATGGATACTACGTTCGACGACGGACACTCGGAAGGGACGTCGGCTGACGACGAACGGTCGGACCGTGACTCGAGTTCGTGA
- a CDS encoding metal-dependent hydrolase, translating to MVDVTGHFGMALLFAAPAWFVWGRRGALGFTAFALVTAMLPDSDLVLQQVLPITHHGVTHTLLFVVLLSTLGGFVAARWLTDYFNTHSRIRSTDIASETVFVFATTGLLVGGTSHLFADVLSAPDIAPPLSPFWPFYPEPVIVDVIYYDSPLWNFGLIGVALAVHLVLARHEGVPLETRYRIGNREDSEALGAK from the coding sequence ATGGTCGACGTGACTGGACACTTCGGGATGGCGCTGTTGTTCGCCGCGCCAGCGTGGTTCGTCTGGGGTCGACGAGGTGCGCTCGGTTTCACGGCGTTCGCGCTAGTGACGGCGATGCTTCCGGATTCCGACCTGGTCCTCCAGCAGGTCCTTCCGATCACCCACCACGGCGTGACCCACACCCTCCTGTTCGTCGTTCTACTGAGTACCCTCGGCGGGTTCGTCGCCGCCAGGTGGCTCACCGACTATTTCAACACCCACAGCCGGATACGAAGCACCGACATCGCGAGCGAGACGGTCTTCGTCTTTGCGACGACCGGCTTGCTCGTCGGCGGAACCAGCCACCTGTTCGCGGACGTGCTTTCCGCGCCGGACATCGCGCCACCGCTCTCGCCATTCTGGCCCTTCTATCCGGAGCCGGTGATCGTCGACGTCATCTATTACGACTCGCCACTCTGGAACTTCGGGTTGATCGGCGTGGCCCTCGCCGTCCACCTGGTGCTCGCCCGACACGAGGGAGTCCCGCTCGAGACGCGGTATCGGATCGGGAACCGGGAAGATAGCGAGGCGCTCGGGGCGAAATGA
- a CDS encoding ABC transporter ATP-binding protein translates to MTTPSPAITVENLVKQFDGLTAVDGISFQIEEGEVFGFLGPNGAGKSTTIRMLTGILRPDAGTARITGWDIRADTEVAKSEIGIVPEQFNAYPDLTAWKNLMLVGELYSVPRQTRKSRGTELLRSFGLFERRHTTTAEFSKGMKQRLMLTMALLHDPAVLFLDEPITGLDVESQQLIRERITELNREGKTVFLTTHNIGEADRLCDRVAIINRGEIAAIDAPEALKQTIERTRAVEVSFAEELEREVLAGLSAVEETEKRGDTFRLATPDPDAVVKAVANVAQEEDLTLRSLRTLGPSLEDAFTALTEGTR, encoded by the coding sequence ATGACAACACCCTCACCAGCAATCACGGTAGAGAATCTCGTCAAGCAGTTCGACGGCCTCACGGCCGTGGACGGTATCTCCTTTCAAATCGAGGAGGGCGAAGTGTTTGGCTTTCTCGGTCCGAACGGTGCGGGGAAGTCGACCACGATCCGGATGCTGACCGGCATTTTGCGGCCCGACGCGGGAACTGCTCGGATCACAGGCTGGGACATTCGTGCCGATACCGAAGTGGCGAAGTCGGAAATCGGGATCGTGCCCGAGCAGTTCAACGCCTATCCAGACCTGACAGCCTGGAAAAACCTGATGCTCGTCGGCGAACTGTACAGTGTTCCTCGACAGACGCGGAAATCCAGGGGGACGGAACTACTACGCTCTTTCGGGTTGTTCGAGCGACGTCACACCACCACGGCCGAGTTCAGCAAGGGAATGAAACAGCGGCTGATGTTGACGATGGCACTGTTACACGACCCGGCAGTCCTCTTTTTGGACGAGCCGATTACCGGGCTCGATGTCGAGAGTCAGCAACTCATCCGAGAGCGGATAACAGAGTTGAATCGGGAGGGAAAAACCGTGTTTCTGACGACCCACAATATCGGAGAAGCAGACCGGTTGTGCGACAGAGTCGCGATCATCAATCGAGGCGAGATTGCCGCGATCGACGCGCCCGAAGCACTGAAGCAGACGATCGAGCGAACCCGTGCTGTCGAGGTGAGTTTCGCCGAGGAACTCGAGCGGGAAGTCCTGGCCGGGCTCAGTGCAGTCGAAGAGACTGAAAAGCGCGGCGACACGTTTCGTCTCGCGACGCCCGATCCAGATGCCGTCGTCAAAGCCGTCGCAAACGTCGCGCAGGAAGAGGACCTGACGCTACGTTCGCTCCGGACACTTGGCCCGAGCCTCGAGGACGCATTTACCGCACTCACGGAGGGGACCCGATGA
- a CDS encoding ABC transporter permease, translating into MRLHRVLAVAKKDVRIYYAKGPVIISGLLLPAFFFLAFTMGREMSGTQLVAGLVGMTLWFTSTSISPVIAPWETRDGTLERLVSAPITVVEILFGDVLASAVVGVAITGFATVALSFALGFSIAHPVTFGTGLVLAAIGFSALGVLLAAVPTDQTANVMMLATLVKFSVIFVSGIFVPVENLPSWGRVVAYVSPLTYFVKVTKFGLGADGGVSRWLVGLLCFFLVAFGLAVVVHRRTLPRRL; encoded by the coding sequence ATGAGATTGCACCGGGTATTGGCCGTCGCGAAGAAAGACGTTCGAATTTATTACGCCAAGGGCCCAGTCATCATCTCTGGCCTCCTCCTCCCGGCGTTTTTCTTTCTCGCGTTCACTATGGGCCGAGAGATGTCCGGAACACAACTCGTCGCAGGTCTCGTCGGGATGACGCTCTGGTTTACCTCTACGTCGATCTCGCCGGTTATTGCGCCGTGGGAAACACGAGATGGCACGCTGGAGCGCCTCGTTTCTGCTCCAATCACGGTCGTCGAGATACTGTTCGGGGACGTCTTGGCGTCCGCCGTCGTCGGCGTTGCTATCACTGGCTTTGCTACCGTGGCACTCTCTTTTGCCCTCGGGTTCTCGATAGCCCACCCCGTTACCTTTGGTACTGGTCTGGTTCTCGCTGCGATTGGATTTTCGGCGCTTGGCGTCCTACTAGCCGCCGTCCCGACGGATCAGACGGCGAACGTGATGATGCTTGCCACCCTGGTCAAGTTCTCTGTAATTTTCGTCAGTGGCATCTTCGTTCCCGTCGAGAATTTGCCGTCGTGGGGCCGTGTGGTGGCCTACGTGTCCCCGCTGACCTACTTCGTCAAGGTGACGAAATTCGGCCTCGGAGCCGACGGTGGTGTGAGCAGATGGCTCGTGGGGCTTCTCTGCTTCTTTCTCGTGGCCTTCGGTCTTGCGGTCGTCGTTCACCGGAGAACGCTTCCGAGACGTCTGTAG
- a CDS encoding MTH1187 family thiamine-binding protein, with product MTAIGELNVVPIREGSMSEEIAKAVDALEAFDVAYETNPMGTIVEADDASELFAAAEAAHAAVDEDRVITTLKVDDKRTVDQRASEKVDAVERRLGREARQGE from the coding sequence ATGACGGCAATTGGCGAGCTAAACGTCGTTCCCATTCGGGAGGGGAGCATGTCGGAAGAGATCGCGAAGGCAGTCGACGCACTCGAGGCGTTCGACGTCGCCTACGAGACCAATCCGATGGGGACGATCGTGGAGGCCGACGACGCGAGTGAGCTGTTTGCGGCCGCAGAAGCCGCACACGCGGCCGTCGACGAAGATCGGGTGATCACGACGCTGAAAGTCGACGACAAACGGACGGTCGACCAGCGTGCCAGCGAGAAGGTCGACGCCGTCGAACGACGACTCGGACGAGAAGCCAGACAGGGCGAGTGA
- a CDS encoding proteasome subunit beta has translation MNASYPGDRRLRSEDPVADGGSGMAGTLVGLTTRGGVLLAADTRTSEGTVVRSERVQKIERVHPTAAMGSTDHLGTVQSFIRTIRLEAGRYETDRGEPMTLAELGTVAAEELRSASAPGTFVLGGVDDDGSHVFSLRRDGGVLEDEYVVVGSGQQLAAGVLEAEATESLTMAEAPRIAGRVLESSAKRDAQTGVGVRVAEITAAGVDLHEYESIDDR, from the coding sequence ATGAACGCGTCTTACCCAGGCGATCGACGATTGCGGAGCGAAGACCCGGTGGCCGACGGCGGCTCCGGGATGGCTGGCACGCTCGTGGGACTCACCACGCGAGGCGGCGTCCTCCTGGCAGCCGACACGCGCACGAGTGAGGGCACCGTCGTTCGCAGCGAGCGCGTCCAGAAGATCGAACGAGTTCATCCGACTGCCGCAATGGGATCGACCGACCACCTCGGCACTGTGCAGTCCTTTATCCGAACGATCCGTCTCGAGGCCGGCCGCTACGAGACGGATCGTGGCGAGCCGATGACGCTGGCAGAACTCGGTACGGTCGCAGCCGAGGAGCTTCGGTCGGCGTCCGCTCCGGGGACGTTCGTTCTCGGAGGCGTCGACGACGACGGTTCGCACGTCTTCAGCCTGCGTCGGGACGGCGGCGTCCTCGAGGACGAGTACGTCGTGGTCGGCAGCGGACAGCAACTCGCCGCCGGCGTCCTCGAGGCCGAAGCGACGGAATCGCTCACGATGGCCGAGGCACCACGGATCGCCGGTCGCGTCCTCGAGAGCAGTGCCAAGCGTGACGCCCAGACCGGTGTCGGGGTGCGCGTCGCCGAGATCACGGCCGCTGGCGTCGATCTCCACGAGTACGAGTCGATCGACGACCGCTAG
- a CDS encoding methionine adenosyltransferase: MVKSSVTVRHLERSPISARSTEFVERKGLGHPDTICDGIAEAISRRLSRHYLDEFGQILHHNTDSVQLVAGTTEPAFGGGDIVDPIYVLISGRATRTVDGRDVPVDELAVDAARDYVDANFDELPADAVEFDPRIGETSADLKALFDNRAVLRANDTSIGVGYAPLSETDRIVRGLESEIREEIPAVGEDVKLMGWRTDDTLRLTVAAAVVSRYVASVEEYVDVKEQVADLTRRYASERTERAVQVDVNAADDVDTGTVYLTETGLSAEMGDDGNVGRGNRVNGLITPHRPMSLEAAAGKNPVTHVGKLYNLVATNAAARIHRELDAEYTEVKLLSQIGTPVTDPQAVDVETTARDDEAIRRLVTAELEDIDSLSRDLVAGDVQLF, from the coding sequence ATGGTGAAATCCTCGGTCACCGTTCGTCACCTCGAGCGAAGTCCCATCTCCGCACGGTCGACGGAGTTCGTCGAACGGAAGGGACTCGGGCATCCGGACACGATCTGCGATGGCATCGCCGAAGCGATCTCGCGTCGTCTCTCGCGACACTATCTCGACGAGTTCGGGCAGATTCTCCACCACAACACCGACAGCGTACAACTCGTCGCGGGAACGACGGAGCCAGCGTTCGGCGGCGGGGACATCGTCGACCCGATCTACGTCCTCATCAGCGGGCGGGCGACCAGAACCGTCGATGGACGGGACGTGCCGGTCGACGAACTCGCAGTCGACGCCGCCAGAGACTACGTCGACGCGAACTTCGACGAGCTGCCCGCCGACGCGGTCGAGTTCGACCCACGCATCGGTGAGACGTCCGCAGACCTGAAGGCGCTGTTCGACAACCGGGCCGTTCTTCGAGCGAACGACACCAGCATCGGCGTCGGCTACGCCCCCCTGTCCGAGACGGATCGCATCGTCCGCGGACTCGAGTCGGAGATCCGCGAGGAAATTCCGGCAGTCGGTGAGGACGTCAAGCTGATGGGCTGGCGCACGGACGATACGCTTCGGCTCACCGTCGCTGCCGCCGTCGTCTCCCGGTACGTCGCAAGCGTCGAGGAGTACGTCGACGTCAAAGAGCAGGTGGCAGACCTGACCAGACGGTACGCAAGCGAGCGAACCGAGAGAGCCGTGCAGGTAGACGTCAACGCGGCCGACGACGTCGACACCGGGACCGTCTACCTCACCGAAACCGGCCTCTCCGCGGAGATGGGCGACGACGGAAACGTCGGACGGGGCAACCGCGTCAACGGACTCATCACGCCCCACCGGCCGATGAGTCTCGAGGCAGCGGCTGGCAAGAACCCGGTCACTCACGTCGGCAAGCTCTACAACCTCGTCGCGACGAACGCCGCAGCACGGATCCATCGAGAACTCGACGCCGAGTATACCGAGGTCAAACTCCTCTCTCAGATCGGCACACCGGTGACGGATCCGCAGGCTGTCGACGTCGAGACGACGGCACGCGACGACGAGGCGATTCGACGTCTCGTCACTGCCGAACTCGAGGACATCGACTCGCTGTCTCGCGATCTCGTGGCAGGTGACGTGCAACTATTTTAA
- a CDS encoding ISH3 family transposase: protein MFSVPQPDGVLSDSDVKDLAEDVICQLPLPGIEGSPLDPGDIWAVVILAAVNQTSIWETCKDNDNAVCDDTVMDWLHTLNREWLEQVANRLLREVAMTILDPNRSRIVSIDFVDNPYHGTYADEEGELCRMHAKDGTTTCHRYCTAYLVSNGKPVTLAMTYVRSDEKEADAVERVLDRVEAYPFDIELLLADRGFYNERILRRSQEIAATVVPVQKKGERMKEKLDTHRSYMTTYRMYKDRERELEFPLAVAVSYHAGDRGKSGEVVRGYVACDLADRTPKQVEQLYRKRSAIETSYRVFRQARVVTTTQDPVVRFAFVLVGFLLENLWLVLRWAVVARPRRGGRDLPEEFTFKTFSDWIRHALEEELERSWEIEMNGTGVPEAYAPAAG, encoded by the coding sequence GTGTTCAGCGTCCCTCAACCAGACGGTGTTCTTTCAGACTCAGACGTGAAAGATCTAGCGGAAGACGTCATTTGCCAGCTCCCTTTGCCAGGGATCGAGGGCTCGCCCCTCGATCCCGGCGATATCTGGGCGGTCGTCATTCTTGCAGCAGTCAATCAGACCTCCATCTGGGAGACGTGCAAGGACAATGACAACGCTGTCTGTGACGATACTGTCATGGACTGGCTCCATACGCTCAACCGAGAGTGGCTTGAGCAGGTTGCTAACCGCCTTCTCAGGGAGGTAGCGATGACGATCCTCGACCCTAATCGGTCGAGGATCGTCTCCATTGACTTCGTCGATAATCCCTACCACGGAACGTACGCCGATGAAGAAGGTGAACTCTGCCGCATGCACGCGAAAGACGGAACAACGACGTGCCACCGGTACTGCACAGCGTATCTCGTCTCGAACGGAAAGCCAGTGACGTTGGCGATGACGTACGTCCGTAGCGATGAGAAAGAGGCCGACGCGGTCGAGCGCGTCCTCGACCGCGTCGAAGCCTATCCCTTCGACATAGAGCTTCTGTTGGCTGATCGTGGCTTCTACAACGAACGTATTCTGCGTCGTTCTCAGGAGATTGCTGCGACTGTCGTTCCCGTCCAAAAGAAGGGAGAACGCATGAAGGAAAAGTTGGACACGCACCGTTCGTACATGACAACCTATCGGATGTACAAAGACCGCGAGCGGGAACTAGAATTCCCGCTCGCGGTCGCTGTGTCCTATCACGCTGGAGATCGAGGGAAAAGCGGGGAGGTTGTGCGAGGGTATGTGGCGTGCGATCTGGCTGATCGCACGCCCAAGCAGGTCGAACAGCTGTACCGGAAACGGTCAGCGATTGAAACAAGCTACCGGGTGTTTCGCCAAGCACGAGTGGTAACGACGACACAAGATCCAGTCGTCCGCTTTGCATTCGTCTTGGTCGGGTTCTTGCTGGAGAACCTCTGGCTCGTGCTTCGGTGGGCGGTCGTCGCCCGCCCGCGTCGGGGCGGGCGCGACCTGCCCGAGGAATTCACGTTCAAGACCTTCTCTGACTGGATCAGACATGCATTAGAGGAAGAGCTAGAGCGGAGTTGGGAGATCGAGATGAACGGAACAGGTGTGCCAGAAGCATACGCGCCGGCCGCGGGCTGA
- a CDS encoding CopG family ribbon-helix-helix protein, translating to MRTSLNVPQEVLETFDETWKAEGLESRSRAVREAMQEYVEQHTQLEDLEGEAVAAIAFDYEHTLVIGDLHTIQHEFEDVIGTTQHMHRGDWCLETIFCTGSAGRIRELVYQLRDFDAVGRVNVMFLQPVA from the coding sequence ATGCGAACGAGCCTCAACGTCCCACAGGAAGTACTGGAGACGTTCGACGAGACGTGGAAGGCAGAGGGACTGGAATCGCGCTCACGGGCCGTCCGCGAAGCGATGCAGGAGTACGTCGAGCAACACACGCAGCTAGAGGATCTCGAGGGGGAAGCCGTCGCGGCGATTGCGTTCGACTACGAACACACTCTCGTCATCGGAGACCTCCACACGATCCAACACGAGTTCGAAGACGTCATCGGAACGACACAGCACATGCACCGCGGAGACTGGTGTCTCGAGACGATTTTCTGCACTGGTTCCGCGGGCCGGATCCGCGAACTGGTGTACCAGCTCCGTGACTTCGACGCTGTCGGACGGGTGAACGTCATGTTTCTCCAGCCCGTCGCCTGA
- a CDS encoding MFS transporter, with the protein MNIRSRGRWWGSTSGSVLKYYLYKSTKAVEFYRPIMYLFFLAQGLNFTQIAMLEAIYNLTTLFGEIPTGYVGDRIGRRNSLLIGTVLIAVTLLGIGFAGSFPTLAVLYVFWSAGYNFRSGSEDAWLYDTLTDDLSEDEFAHVRGRGEAASLAVGAGAAIVGGYLGTIDLSYPWFVAAAVTGLGAVVLLTLDEPETYRETDTDALSFRRTVGIVREALSRRNLRAFILYYYVLYAAVTYLVFVFLQPIFQTVVVDLGVSPARVESLLGWFYAAYSLVGAVLSYYTGAIKAHLGIRTWFLVLPFVVGAALIGMYYVPVLALPTFLVARGLSDVTRSFAGQYVNDHVETLGRATVLSAMAMVSGLAVVPFQLGSGVISDIVSPLFALAVAGAVLVVGSGAILSWEAPVTE; encoded by the coding sequence ATGAATATTCGCTCTCGAGGTCGGTGGTGGGGTTCGACGAGTGGGAGCGTCCTGAAGTACTACCTCTATAAATCCACCAAAGCAGTCGAGTTCTACCGGCCGATCATGTACCTCTTCTTTCTGGCACAGGGGCTCAATTTCACGCAGATCGCGATGCTCGAGGCGATCTACAATCTGACGACGCTGTTCGGCGAGATCCCAACCGGATACGTCGGCGACCGCATCGGTCGTCGGAATAGCCTCCTCATTGGGACCGTGCTGATCGCCGTGACGCTACTCGGTATCGGCTTCGCTGGGTCGTTTCCAACGTTGGCGGTCCTCTACGTCTTCTGGTCTGCAGGGTACAACTTTCGATCGGGGAGCGAAGACGCCTGGCTCTACGACACGCTCACCGACGACCTCTCGGAAGACGAGTTCGCCCACGTCCGAGGACGTGGCGAAGCCGCTTCGCTGGCAGTCGGCGCTGGCGCAGCCATCGTCGGTGGGTATCTCGGGACCATCGATCTCTCGTACCCGTGGTTCGTCGCCGCCGCCGTCACCGGACTCGGTGCGGTCGTCCTTCTCACACTGGACGAACCAGAGACGTACAGGGAGACCGACACCGACGCGTTGAGTTTCCGCAGGACAGTCGGTATCGTCAGGGAGGCCCTCTCACGCCGGAATCTTCGAGCGTTCATCCTCTACTACTACGTCCTCTACGCCGCCGTCACGTACCTCGTGTTCGTGTTCCTCCAGCCGATCTTCCAGACGGTCGTCGTCGATCTCGGTGTGTCACCCGCTCGAGTCGAGTCGCTGCTAGGGTGGTTCTACGCGGCGTACAGTCTCGTCGGTGCGGTGCTCAGCTACTACACCGGCGCGATAAAAGCTCATCTGGGCATCCGGACGTGGTTTCTCGTCTTGCCGTTCGTCGTTGGCGCGGCGCTGATCGGGATGTACTACGTTCCCGTCCTTGCGCTGCCGACGTTTCTGGTCGCCCGCGGGCTCTCCGACGTCACGCGGTCGTTCGCCGGCCAGTACGTGAACGATCACGTCGAAACGCTCGGTCGAGCCACCGTGTTGAGCGCGATGGCGATGGTCAGCGGCCTGGCCGTCGTTCCGTTCCAGCTCGGCAGCGGCGTCATTTCTGACATCGTGTCCCCATTGTTTGCGCTCGCCGTCGCAGGAGCCGTCCTCGTCGTTGGATCTGGCGCAATTCTCTCGTGGGAGGCACCAGTGACCGAGTGA
- a CDS encoding UPF0175 family protein, whose protein sequence is MARITGSYPDDLDLLIEGAVEAGVFGGKSDALREFVREYFEDHENERIAAAVALYERERITLGDAARLADVDRWTMRDILREHGVELRLGLIDEDDAAYEAEAAHELEFDDEDSDDMESPAK, encoded by the coding sequence ATGGCGCGAATTACCGGCTCCTATCCCGATGACCTCGATCTCCTTATCGAAGGTGCTGTCGAGGCTGGTGTGTTTGGTGGCAAGAGCGATGCGTTGCGGGAGTTTGTGCGAGAGTACTTCGAGGACCACGAGAACGAACGGATTGCAGCTGCGGTCGCCCTCTACGAACGCGAGCGAATCACGCTCGGTGATGCTGCGAGACTCGCTGATGTCGACCGCTGGACGATGAGAGACATTCTCCGCGAGCATGGCGTTGAACTTCGCCTCGGACTCATTGACGAAGACGACGCAGCCTACGAGGCAGAGGCAGCACACGAACTCGAATTCGATGATGAGGACTCAGACGACATGGAATCACCTGCGAAATGA